A stretch of Aedes aegypti strain LVP_AGWG chromosome 2, AaegL5.0 Primary Assembly, whole genome shotgun sequence DNA encodes these proteins:
- the LOC5576609 gene encoding vasorin, with amino-acid sequence MMRSFPLVVVLIGCVSCGELSDDGSGLNLCRQNLTDISPSTELIRKAPSTVEHITLCENNITTVNPSSFQKLDGLEKLILDNNEYLNFPSNGSQFIYQGSLTDFLCFRCGVDKIYNKSLAGMPRLEQINLTENKITHIEGGAFQGNGNLKVIELRRNLLQRVPREMVETLEHILKVDLSFNNELAPEGDQPFLISDALEELWCIQCGFETVDKRTFSVLVNLKVLYLENNKITQVHARAFDQITLRRSDSGTNLLVSLENNNLKRIVSEVKAGLQLCLHNNTIELECFLRDIPDKDSFVCRNSTHPEVECIPPTTTTLATTLTTESSRTPTISATIFSTIPINTDPRQAANNPATSPASTTPTPVKPPEEVYGISDAYISGYLTLLYVAQIIGLAMLSVVWFRLKKSDSEVDRYAETIVNPNPNYRAIQ; translated from the exons atgatgagaagctttccgTTGGTGGTTGTGTTAATTGGATGTGTCTCGTGTGGCGAGCTAAGCGATGACGG GTCAGGATTGAATTTATGCAGACAGAACCTTACGGACATCAGTCCGAGTACAGAATTGATCAGAAAAGCGCCTTCCACTGTTGAACACATTACGTTATGTGAAAATAATATAACGACGGTCAATCCTTCATCGTTCCAAAAATTAGATGGCTTGGAAAAATTGATTCTGGACAACAACGAATATTTAAATTTCCCTTCCAATGGAAGTCAATTCATTTATCAGGGCTCTCTTACGGATTTTTTGTGCTTTCGATGTGGCGTGGACAAAATATACAACAAATCGCTTGCTGGAATGCCGCGTCTGGAGCAAATTAATTTGACTGAAAACAAAATTACACACATTGAAGGTGGAGCTTTTCAGGGCAATGGAAACCTCAAAGTTATAGAATTGCGGAGGAATTTGTTACAACGTGTACCAAGAGAGATGGTGGAAACACTTGAACATATTTTGAAAGTGGATTTAAGTTTCAACAATGAACTCGCTCCTGAAGGTGATCAGCCGTTCTTGATCAGCGATGCTCTTGAAGAGTTATGGTGTATCCAATGTGGTTTTGAAACTGTGGATAAGCGTACATTTTCCGTATTGGTCAATCTTAAGGTTTTATAtctagaaaataacaaaatcacACAGGTCCACGCTCGGGCATTTGACCAAATAACTCTAAGACGATCGGATTCGGGAACAAATTTGCTGGTTTCGCTTGAAAACAACAACCTCAAAAGAATCGTCTCAGAAGTGAAAGCTGGTCTGCAGTTGTGTCTGCATAACAATACTATTGAATTGGAATGTTTTCTCAGAGATATCCCAGATAAAGATAGCTTCGTATGCCGCAATTCAACTCATCCCGAAGTTGAATGTATTCCACCAACCACTACGACACTGGCCACAACCTTGACTACCGAGTCATCGAGGACACCAACAATCTCCGCCACTATCTTTAGCACTATCCCAATTAACACCGATCCAAGGCAAGCTGCAAATAACCCTGCCACCAGTCCAGCTTCTACAACACCAACTCCGGTAAAGCCTCCTGAAGAAGTCTACGGCATCTCGGATGCCTATATCAGTGGATATCTAACATTGCTCTATGTAGCACAAATCATCGGGCTTGCCATGCTTTCCGTAGTTTGGTTTAGGCTGAAAAAATCCGATTCAGAAGTGGATCGATACGCGGAGACCATTGTGAATCCGAACCCGAACTATCGGGCCATCCAGTGA